AACCACatctggaaaaaataaagaattttgTTCGAATTTAAGGGACaatcaataatacatttttagaaTAGAGCTCATCTCCCTCAAAATAACAGCATGTGACACATTATGAAAACTGTGACATGctattgaataaaatatttatccaTGTAACACCTCAGTTTACTGTTTAGTTTAGGCAAATGTTAACTAAAAAGTGATAACATTCCTGAATGTTGTTAAGGACATGCTACTAAGAAGGGGGGGGACTTACTTTCGAGTTGTCAAATCTGCTGCTTTatggaacatttaaaacagaaagGAGCTGGTTAAAATGAGGGAAGGACTGTGAAACCCAGGGTGTCGATCAGGGCAATGATCTCAAGCATTAAACTAACCTGCAGAGCACAAAGCCATAGAAGCCACAACTGTCAAAACTGATCCAGAGCTGACTAGCTGCCAGACGAACAGGCCCAACGGGTAGCTGAGCAAGCAGATCCAGAACAGCCAGTTCATCAGGGCCCAGGGTGGACATGGATGACTCACAGTGGGACCAGGGAAACGTTCTGTCCTCGCATAGTCCGCCTGAAAACTATCCTGTTCAGAGAGGAACGTAAACACAGTAGCAAAGTCATTGAAAGAGGAACAGAAGTTTGTTCTAAGTTAGAGCACTTTGAATATCTTTAGAAATGGTCAAAAATGGCAAATATATACAGCCTTCTGAGATATTTAACATAAGCCAGTTCAAATGAAATGAGGAGCTTAGAACTTGAGGTAAATTCATCTTAAGCGATGGAAGAAGGATGAACATCTTAAACCTAAGGGTCTCCCCGCAGTGTCTTTAAAAAGAGGACGGCCTTCATAAATGCTTCATGTTCATGATTCAGGCTTCAAGGCGCTTCCCGCCGCTGCATGACAGAATCCTGTGGGGGATGCCGAATCCACTAGAAACTTCAAGCTTCGAAACGCTCTCACCTTTTCTTGGTACAGTTTGTGGAGCCAGGCGCCGCACGCCGCTTCGTCTTCTGGGATGAGCTCGAGAGGGATTCTCCTACAAGGAAAAGTGGAAATCAAACCTCTCAGATCGACGGCTGCACCGGTAAATGTCGTGGAATTGTCACAGCAAGAGGCGTCTTTGTACCTCACATATAAGTCTGCGTGATATTTCCTGCCACTTAGAACTCCAAGTAAGGTGGGCGTTTCATTGCCTCTGAAGTTCAGCGTGGAATCATAAACAGCGGCGACTGGAAGAGGCAAAGCAGCGGTTACAGGGAGCCGTCAACCCCATTGGATGTTCTCTTCCACAGACATCCAGCACACAGAGCCAGACGTCTGCAGGTGATCCGTCTTTACCAGTGACGGACACTCACCTACTCCTCTGAGGTTTTGGACAGTTACCCAGAATCCTTTGGTCCGAGGCAGAAGGTGATACTTGAGTTTGGGTAAGCCTTTGCTCTCAGCCACCTGCATGCTGATCTGGTGCTTCTTCGGTGTCATGCGTGTCCCTTCACAGTAAAGCAAAAACTATCCCCCAGGGAAAGTAGAtttgaaaatgcaaatgagcgTGATGTCAAGTATGAATTTTACTTTCATATTGCTTTTAGAACAAATCTGAAATGTACCCAGAATTTTTCTGGGTAATCCCGCAGGTTCTGCAGACTCTGCGCCACCGTCCTCCGGTCCTCCTCCCACTTCCTCTTACAGAAAACTATCTCCAGGAAGTACCACATCCAGCCAATAATTGGTACATAGGACAATTCTTTTTTAGCCAACACTTTGGAGCTCTGGAAAAGTATCAGAATTAAagcatgaaaaaataaataaatgaaggacagaactaatgtaaaaaaaaaaagaaacaaatattttgagGTGTGTACAAAAAGGCCAATCTCTCTTACCCCGAGAACTCCAAACTTATCACAAAAAGCCCATCCACACAGGAAGTCGATATCAAAAGTGTGGTTCATAACCACAATCCCATTCTCGTTCCCATACAGGTGAACACTTTTTGGGTCTGTGTAGAGCGTGCATTCCGTCCCAGACCACCACTCCAGGACCGCTACCATctctgaggatgatgatgatgatgaatatatttattagatagaatgttagcgtacaagtacaagtacagtcacacagtagaatgtattacagtacgaataaagtcaaacatcctgtctaagaggagcatttcaaaaaagcccttgcggtcttgtttccgttgaaagtccttagtacataaatcatcgacatttaacagtacaatttttgcaatacaaataaaaataaaaccaatattaaattactcaatttatgcaaaataacattagaaaataaaataataataataattttacaccacagatgcaaacttacaataaatcacaccacagatgtaaaatgacaatgaatgacaataaattacataaatttcaataaattaccaagacacttaatatgtgcaacgtaggtggacaaaaaagggggtgggaggggggggggtgatccggAGTGAGTcgcgatgactatctccgtttctgtccccctaaatttttattattattattttattattacgaCACAACAACATATAAAAGATATGTTAAAAGGGATCAGGCTTCATGCAGGCTAAATAGCAACTCAACCGTACGCTCGCAGAGCTTCAATCCTCAGTGCTATCCGAGGCAAGTTACCACGGGGATGATCGCTTTCCTTGCAGTATCGCTAACACAACACAATCAGCGCCAGCATCATGTAAGTGACGTAGAGTAGGCGCAGTACTCACGGCTAGCGATGCAGTAGCCCAGCCTGACGTTGATCCTGCGGGCCAGCTGCTTGTTGACCAGCCACAGGGGTAAagtgcagagctgcagcgtgttaaCAATGAGGCCGCTGGCCAGAAACACGTAGCAGATGAGGAGCTGGAACAGGAACTGTGATTttagcagctgcaggaggcccATTGTTCTGCAACATTTGCAAAAACAGTCATTCGTTACACATTACTACACATGTAATCCTCAATCATAAACATGACTAATGCAGCCCTCATAGGTGGCGCCGCCCTTGAGCCGGTGCCAAGCCCGGATAAAAGCAGAGGGTTTCAGCAGGAACGGCATCcagcgtaaaactttgccagaattaagcatgcaatcgactagaaagGTGACTAAACTCATTTTATCTATTGAATGGAGCATCTGTGCTGGGTGGTACTGTATGAGTGGGATAGAATGCTGGGACAAGAACTTGGAGAAAACCCCCCCGTTTCAATAAACACTTTGTGCATATAAGCAGATATAATTATCACTATGTTCCAGGCGTTTCCCGGTAGCAGTAAGTAAAatgcaggcctgtgtgtgtctATCATTAGATGGGGTGACTCAGAGCATGCGTTCAGCAAAGGGTTAATATTCGTTTAAATGAATGTGAGCTGCACGTGGCGTTTACCTTGGTGGAAAGGTCGCCCCCCTGAAAACGTTAACTTTAACAATTACACTACTCTATaataaaatactaataataaaacaaatgacgAAGCGCTTCTTCATGTGTCCGTGTCAGCAGTTGTTTTGATTTCCCTATTTGAGCTCTTGACTCATGAGATAGAGAGAAGCCACGCCCACCAAGCCGCTCCTGTCTCCGACCGACGCCGAGCAGGGACGGGCGTTTCCTCGTGGAAACCGCGGAGCCTGGCTACAAAGATCGTctatgcacaaaaaaaaaaaaaaaaaaaaaaaaaggtcgtCTCAGGGCTGCAAGAACACATGACCACTTTCCCCGTGCACGCACGGTGATCGATATCACGAATTTTAAGGTTTATCAAGGTAGatattcaattttattttatatatatttagttcTTGGATGATTTGGaataagtatttatttttaaagtataAACTGCTTTAACTAAGTAGCGATAATATCACAATATTTCCTGATGCTATTTTGGCACCGCACATTGTGTGAGAGTGTGGCCTCCTGTTTATGCGTCCCATTCTCAGTGGGGAAACATAAGAGCGATTGTTttcaggaagaaaaaacaatcaTCTCCTTGATTCATTTGAATGGGCGGAGATTCTGAGTCAGGCTGAACAGCGCTGTTTCTTGGTGGACAGCACCCCCTGCTGGTGTCATATGGTATGTGCAAAATGAACATCAGAAAACCGTGGATCTTAAAATGATTTCAGTCAGTATTTAATGTCACTGGAGTAGTTAGAAGGAAAAATGCAATTATTATAACTGTGGGAGCTAAATTATTGAACTCGGCTGTAAATTAGGTTGATTGGCAATGTATAATTTTTAAATTGGTTATTTGTAATAACCAAACTCAAACggaacatttttaattgctcAATGCAACATAAAAGTTTAATCCAAAATTCTACTTTTACTGTCTACTATGGTCTCACAATGATTCAACCCTTTAAATATCTAACACTTTGTAGAGGTCAAACTAATTGACTCAAATTGCTAATTAACGAATGTCTTCTGGgatatttatttcctttcatgttCGTCTGAGAGACTcctgaaatcattttattttgtagctcAGTGCTGTGATAGTTTCCCTGCCTTATGATATATTTCTGCCTTTCCAGCTGCAAAGTTT
Above is a window of Brachionichthys hirsutus isolate HB-005 chromosome 7, CSIRO-AGI_Bhir_v1, whole genome shotgun sequence DNA encoding:
- the agpat4 gene encoding 1-acyl-sn-glycerol-3-phosphate acyltransferase delta; this encodes MGLLQLLKSQFLFQLLICYVFLASGLIVNTLQLCTLPLWLVNKQLARRINVRLGYCIASQMVAVLEWWSGTECTLYTDPKSVHLYGNENGIVVMNHTFDIDFLCGWAFCDKFGVLGSSKVLAKKELSYVPIIGWMWYFLEIVFCKRKWEEDRRTVAQSLQNLRDYPEKFWFLLYCEGTRMTPKKHQISMQVAESKGLPKLKYHLLPRTKGFWVTVQNLRGVVAAVYDSTLNFRGNETPTLLGVLSGRKYHADLYVRRIPLELIPEDEAACGAWLHKLYQEKDSFQADYARTERFPGPTVSHPCPPWALMNWLFWICLLSYPLGLFVWQLVSSGSVLTVVASMALCSAASVGARWMIGQTEINRGSNYGIKEAPLNNN